One Capsicum annuum cultivar UCD-10X-F1 chromosome 2, UCD10Xv1.1, whole genome shotgun sequence genomic window carries:
- the LOC107861326 gene encoding transcription repressor OFP7-like (The RefSeq protein has 2 substitutions compared to this genomic sequence) produces MGKSLKLRFSKVIASFNSCRSKEPSSLPQNPNFYPSHTTNNSKLSTNPNTPYEPEFKWQKEEKFHVISSSFVSEEEEEEEQCEEEEIHLAIKPPTTPPRFSTHHVEKTEKKKRRVKKTKTRSRAIRMSTSSAEEYCRTETEEETETLVSSSRSFDFSSDDDSSTDFNPQLETICETATIRRRYKRNGNTKRRVKHSRPSFSSSKGRRSSVSTSSDSELPARLSVFKKLIPCSVDGKVKESFAIVKKSQDPYEDFKRSMMEMILEKEMFEKNELEQLLQCFLSLNGKHYHGVIVDAFSEIWGTLFLGNSNNNDGNDRGRRKSSHSHPPAAVCRMSL; encoded by the exons ATGGGAAAAAGTTTGAAACTTCGTTTCTCCAAAGTTATTGCTTCCTTCAATTCTTGCCGTTCCAAAGAGCCTTCTTCTGTTCCCCAAAATCCTAATTTCTACCCATCACATACTACTAATAATAGTAAGCTCAGTACAAATCCAAATACTCCTTACGAGCCGGAATTCAAGTGGCAGAAAGAAGAGAAGTTTCACGTGATTTCCAGCTCCTTCGTctctgaagaagaagaagaagaagaacaatgtGAAGAGGAGGAGATACATTTGGCCATAAAGCCGCCAACTACTCCTCCGCGATTCAGTACTCATCATGTTGAGAAGACGGAGAAGAAGAAACGGAGAGTTAAAAAGACGAAAACGAGGAGTAGAGCGATTAGAATGAGCACGTCTTCAGCTGAGGAGTACTGCAGAACTGAAAGTGAAGAGGAAACTGAAACTTTGGTTTCATCTTCCAGAAGCTTCGATTTCTCGAGTGATGATGATTCGTCTACTGATTTTAATCCTCAGTTGGAAACTATATGTGAGACTGCTACAATTAGGCGTCGGTACAAGAGAAACGGCAACACCAAGAGGAGAGTGAAGCATTCTAGACCAAGTTTCTCCTCTTCAAAAG GTAGAAGATCGTCGGTTTCTACATCATCAGACAGCGAGTTACCAGCTAGGTTATCAGTGTTCAAGAAGCTAATACCATGTAGTGTAGATGGGAAAGTGAAGGAGAGCTTCGCGATCGTGAAGAAATCGCAGGATCCTTATGAAGATTTCAAGAGATCAATGATGGAAATGATATTGGAGAAGGAAATGTTTGAGAAGAATGAGCTTGAACAGCTTTTACAATGTTTTCTGTCGTTGAACggaaaacattatcatggggtgATTGTTGACGCTTTTTCTGAGATTTGGGGGACTTTATTTTTAGGTAACAGTAATAATAATGATGGTAATGATAGAGGTAGGAGGAAGTCAAGTCATTCCCACCCACCTGCTGCTGTATGCAGAATGTCCCTTTGA
- the LOC107861327 gene encoding uncharacterized protein LOC107861327, which yields MRILCPNVDREDGLETVLEVPIPDEMFKSMGSNAALRWQNMATWMKAQTSDKWSSPIVAARYNELSFLLFMIGSPLIPFQIEIGQSVTRPVKHSSIEASTAKYILQQYIAATGGQPALNAVNSMCVVGQVKITASDFHQGDQNVKARKSEENGGFVLWQKNPDLWCLELLISGCKVISGSNGKISWRQSSNQIRPISKGPPRPLRRFLQGLDPRSIANLFANAVCIGEKIVCDQDCFILKLDTNQAALEAQSGPNYEILHHTIWGYFSQRSGLIIKFEDSRLLTVKTSRDDEGVFWETSTESVMGDYKYVDGVNVAHCGKTYVTVFRYGEHSANHKRQLEEKWKIEEVDFNVGRLTTEFFMPPSDFDNEHSRF from the exons ATGAGGATACTTTGTCCAAATGTTGATAGAGAAGATGGGTTGGAGACAGTGTTGGAGGTGCCAATACCAGATGAAATGTTCAAAAGTATGGGGAGCAATGCAGCACTTAGATGGCAAAATATGGCAACCTGGATGAAAGCTCAAACATCTGATAAATGGTCTTCTCCTATCGTTGCTGCACGTTATAATGAACTTAGTTTCCTCCTTTTCATGATCGGATCTCCTCTTATCCCTTTCCAAATCGAAATCGGACAATCCGTTACTCGTCCTGTCAAACATTCTTCCATC GAAGCGTCAACAGCAAAATACATATTGCAACAGTACATAGCAGCAACAGGAGGGCAACCAGCGCTAAACGCGGTGAATAGCATGTGTGTAGTTGGGCAAGTTAAAATTACTGCATCTGATTTCCATCAAGGTGATCAGAATGTGAAGGCGAGAAAGAGTGAGGAAAACGGAGGCTTTGTGCTTTGGCAAAAGAACCCTGACCTTTGGTGCTTAGAGTTACTTATCTCTGGATGCAAAGTCATTTCTGGTAGTAATGGCAAAATCTCATGGAGACAATCATCTAACCAAATAAGGCCTATCTCCAAAGGCCCTCCTAGACCCCTCCGTCGCTTTCTGCAG GGACTAGATCCTCGGTCTATAGCAAACTTGTTCGCGAATGCAGTCTGCATAGGAGAGAAGATAGTATGCGACCAGGACTGTTTCATCCTCAAACTAGACACGAATCAAGCAGCATTGGAGGCACAAAGTGGACCAAATTATGAAATACTTCATCACACCATTTGGGGATACTTCAGCCAAAGATCAGGCCTAATAATCAAATTTGAGGATTCCAGGCTGCTAACAGTTAAGACCAGCAGGGACGATGAGGGAGTCTTTTGGGAAACGAGCACAGAATCTGTTATGGGGGACTATAAATATGTTGATGGAGTTAATGTCGCGCATTGTGGCAAGACTTATGTTACAGTTTTCAGATATGGTGAGCACTCTGCAAACCACAAGAGGCAATTGGAGGAAAAATGGAAAATCGAAGAGGTAGATTTTAATGTTGGACGTTTGACAACTGAATTCTTCATGCCTCCTTCAGATTTCGACAATGAACATTCTCGGTTCTAG